Part of the Phycisphaerae bacterium genome, CAGGCGATATTGTCTTCCGGTGAGTGCCGCAAACCGATCCATCGTCGCCTGTACGATTCCGGGGCAATCCGCGAAGAAGAGATTCGACGCCTCGCGTGCTTGGAAGAACACGTCGGGATTCTGCGCCGTGCCGCGAAGGACCGGCCGATCGGGCGACAGGCCGCGTGCCCGATGGGCGGCGACATATTTTTCGTCGATCATGGCGCGCATGTCGTCGTCCGTCAGTTCCTCGATCTTGGAGATTTCGTGCGATGTACGGAAGCCGTCAAAGAAATGAAGAAACGGAATGCGAGATTCGAGGGTTGCGGCTGTCGAAATCAGGGCGAGGTCCATCACCTCCTGTACCGAGCCGGAACACAGCATGGCCCAGCCGGTCGAGCGGCAGGCCATGACGTCGCTGTGATCGCCAAAAATGGAGAGTGCGTGCGTTGCAATGGTGCGCGCCGTGACATGAAAGACCGTCGGGGTCAGTTCGCCGGCGATCTTGAACATGTTCGGGATCATGAGCAGCAAGCCCTGCGACGCCGTGAACGTCGTCGTCAGGCAACCCGACTGAAGCACGCCGTGTACCGCACCGGCCGCACCGGCTTCGCTCTGCATTTCAACGACGGATGGAACCGTGGACCAGATGTTTTTTCGGCCTTCCGCGGTCCATTGATCCGCCCATTCTCCCATCGGAGAAGAAGGCGTAATCGGATAGATGGCGATGACCTCGCTGACTCCGTGTGCCACATGCGCCGCCGCCTGGTTTCCATCGATCGTGACCATCCGTCTTGAAGGCATCCGTTTCGCTCCCTCTGCACGACGCCACAGTCGATTGGCGGCCCCTGACGATTCGCGGTTGACTCGAAACGAATCTCAAGGTTGCATCACCGGGCGAATACGTCGTGCGATACCTCAGGGAGCAATCCACGTTCCGCGCGTAGGAGAGGTCCGGGAATTCTTCGGCGGGCTTGTTCGAAGGGCAGTGAGTGCTTCGTTGATGCTCCGGTGGCGCTTTGGGCAGACGTTCGTAACGGCTGAATCCTGATGGTGATGCGGATGCCGCCCCAAAGTTTTGCGGATTATTCCGCAGCAGAGAAGGCTGTGGGAGACGTTTGGAAGATTTCGAATTGTTCGTTCCGGAACACGGTTGCGAGGTGGTCAAGCTGCCCGCGATGACGGCGTCGGTCGATTACGAAATAGCGGATGCCGAATTCTTCTGTGAGTGATTCGACGCGTGCTGAGTCGGCTTCGGCGTACTTTTGGATGGCGTCGGGAAAATCTGCCACTGATCCGCCGGCCTGTCGGTCCTGTCGCCGCTTCCATTCAAGCTGGTGTGTAGGTGTCAGGGGAAAGCACTTGAAGTCGATGATGACCGATCGGCCGGTGGCCAGTCGAAAATGAAACAGGTCGGGGGGCACGGCGAAGGTGGCGTGTTCCGGCGTGGACGAGCGCACCCAGTCATAGAGCGCGGCTTCCTGTTGCGGCACGCGTCGCGTGAACATGTCCTGTCGCCAGAGTCCGGATCGTACGCCGAGCAGGGCAATGACGAAAAGCACAGCCCACGTGGCAATTGACGGAATCCACCGTTGGAGCTTTCCGCCTCGTATTGGGAATAGATTCGGCGTGGAGTCGATCATCCAGAGGGCCAGGCTCAACGCGGTAAGGCTCGCGATCAGCACGATGGCGCGGCGGTCCATTTCCGTCAAAGCCAGCAGTGTGATCACCGCGAGAATCGCGGGAAGCCCCTGCAACGGCCTCTGGGGGCCGGCTGCGACGAGCATTCCGATGCAGACATATGCGGCGATCGTCAGGTAGGGTGCGAATCGCCATGGAAAAACTGAGTTCGCAAAGTCGTTGCCGAACAGGATGATCGCGGCCGCACCGCATGCAACCACCACGGCGACGGCTGCGGCAACACGCCGGGCATTTGCGTTCACGCGGCGGCGAATCAGCGTCCACGCGAGACCCGCCGCCGCTATCACGAGAAAGTAGTCGGTCCATTGCCTTGCAGGCCATGTTGAAGGTGCGTAATGCAGTGGGGCATAGATGCGAAAAAACGTATCCTTTGCCACTGCCGAAGGCGATGGATCGATCAGGATTCGATAAAACATGTCGAGATGCGGGACCCAAGCAAGCACCCACGGTCCGAGAAGATGAGCTGCGACGAGAAGCCTTGCGCGCCGTTCGCTTGTCAGTTTCGGACGCGGCAATGCCGCGAGCGCGGCATAGATGACCCAAACCGGTCCGAGCAGCACCAGGTAGTTCGCATGTGCGGCGCAACCCACGGCCGCAACAATTCCACTCGCGAGTGTGCGCCCGTAAATCAACAGCACAAACGCAATCAAGACCATCACGCCCGCAAACACTGATGGCACGAAGTAGGGCAAAAGCAGGTTGCTGTGCCCCGGTCCATCCGATGGCATAAACGCGAACATTGCGAGAATTGCGGCATAGGCGATGAGCGGTCTTGGAGAGAACCTTGCGGCGAGAAAATAAATCGCCAGGGCTGCTGCAGTCGACGCGAGGCCGTTCAGAAGTCCGAGCGCGATGTTCAGGATGCCCGTGTTCTGGAGGGAACAGACAAGCCACCCGAAAAGCCCATGATGTTCTGGCGTTTGGGTTGTGAACCAGTCATTTGCCAAGAAATTGTTATCAGCCGCATGCATACCATGCAGCAGGTACTGCGCATGATTGCTGATTCCAACCTGCATTCCACAGTGCATCGCGAAGCCTACAGCAAGGCCGATAACGACCAAGGCGTTGATGCACATTTGCGATGATTTCGAGAGAGCCACGGCGCGCTGTTCGTCGCTTGCTGTTACCCGTGCACCTTGCTGGTCTTGGCGCGAGCACCCGCCGGGCACGTCGGATTGCACGACTGGTGAGCGGCAGAGCGGATTGGCGGCATGAGTTGGCATCCGGTGGATCGAACCTTGCGCGAACGCTCCGATGGGAAGTCGCCATGAAACGACATCGTTGGCGTGCGGACGAGCTTTCGTGATGATCGGCTATCGCGTCAGTCGGCGTTGGGATCATTGCGGCCTCTGTCGCTTTGTCGGACGTTGCGGGATAGCGAGAAAATCGGACGTGGAAATGCCGGTCTGAGAATTGATAATATCGAGGGGCGCGTGCGAATCTGATCTGATCGGCCTGGGTTCGCAGCCTGCGGGGGGCTTGATATGAAGCAGGATCGATCGACGGCAACAACTGTGCTGGTGTCGCTTCTGGCAGCCGGTGTCTATCCGCTGTTCCTGGTGTTGTCGACGCTCTATGTGTTACCCCTGTCACTCTGGAATCAACTCTTTGCAGATCGATGCACCTCGCTCGCCAGCGTCCGATCACGGGTGATTCACCGATCGCGCTGGTTCGTGCTCATCGATGTGATCGCGACAATCGTGACGTACATTGTGGCCGATCTGTTCCGCTGCGGTTTGTGGATGGGATGCGGTTGGCCGGAAAATGTGCCGGGCCATGGCAGTACCCAAAACATCCATCTGTTGATGCTGGGATTTCTGGTGTTCGCTTGGCCGTCGATCCTGTATTGGCTGGGTTGGTATCGCCCGCGACGTCGTACCATCACTTGGCGGATGCGGAACACGGTCGCTGCTGCTGGCATTTTGACATTGCTGATGTCGGCTGTTGCACTGGCGTCGTTTCGTGAGATTTATCCTCGCGCTCAGATCGGGCTGATGGTGGGATTATTGCCGATCATCACGGCCGTGATTCGCTTGATCGTTGAGTCACTGGAGCAGTTTGTCACTCGGCGGCATCGCGATCCGAATCGTCTTGATCCGGCCTGGTGAGCCGGTGCGTTACGCTCCGACAATGGTTTGTCGCCGATCGGCCAGATCATTGATATGTCGAGCGACGCAAGAGTAACACGGAAGTAGCACCATCCTTTTACTCAATAGCCCCAATGGTCCACGCGCCATTTTTTGGCCGGTCGTTGCCGTCGTAGTCGGTGAGCAATTCGCTCTGGTCCAGTCTAGAGAGATTGTCACCCGCGCCGCGAAGTGGTGAATCAACTCTCGGGGTCAAGTCGATTATCTCGCGGAAATCCGCCGGCCATTCTCTGGCAAGGGGCACCTTGGTCCGGTCCGTCTCCATCCGCGCGAACATCGGATCAGCGAGCAGGCTGTGCGAATCCGCGCCGGTCGCCTTCGGCCCATTGAGTTCGTCGTCGCCGCCGGGCTCGCCGCGCGACCAGTAGTCGCTCCAGTCTTTCACGTTCCGCCATCGGTAATCCTGATATCGAAACAGGGTGGCGCCCGGATCACCGAAAGAGTAGTACAAGTTGTGATCGCCATAGAAGCTTCGATTCTGCAGGTAGGGCTTGCCGTTCTGCTGAAGCATCCACATGACACCCCCGTCGAGGGTGGCAATCACGCAATTTCGAAATTCGGCCGTGCATGCCATGTATGGCGGAATGTGTCGTTCGCCGTTGCCGAAGGGGCCGCCTGACTTTGTTTGCGTCTCATCGCGCATCGCGAGGATGGTGCAGTTCAGCAATCGGATGTTGGCGTTTTCTCGCCAGATCACGACGCCGCTTCCGCCATTCCTCGGACCGATGCCGATGCAGTTGGTCAACAGGTGGCTGTTCATTGCATTGGTCTTTCGGCCGGGAGGGTCATCGAAGACCATGCCGCGAAGGTAGTACTGTGCGGAAGTATTGCCGTATGAGACGCAGCGATCGAGCACGAAATTGCCGGAGCCTTTGAGGGCGAAGCCGTAGTTTGCATTGTTCCAGCATCGTGTGCGGCGAATGGTGACATTGTGCACGCCGCCTTGCGTCACCATGCCGTTGATCTTGTTCTTTGCAGTGTTGTCGTGAAGCAGGCAGTCTTCTATCAGGATATCGTGACTGGCGGACCGTGGCGTCTCCAGATCGTCGACGTTATTAGAGAAGTCCATCGCTCCTTCGGTCCCGTTGCATCCATGGAAATCGCATCGCCGGATCGTGATGTGCGCAACGCCGCCGCGCCGGGC contains:
- a CDS encoding DUF1565 domain-containing protein, with translation MIFVSPLPDRGSDMNPGTEAMPMRTIARAAQIARPGDTIVLTAGTYKESEIRFTHGGRPEAPITIEGRKGDNVVLTTGSTARWVFDFTPKSPLSRPDHGHYVFRNFKAHGAAHIWRFAFPGHPGAPKPHHITIEDVEAWDCASVIAARRGGVAHITIRRCDFHGCNGTEGAMDFSNNVDDLETPRSASHDILIEDCLLHDNTAKNKINGMVTQGGVHNVTIRRTRCWNNANYGFALKGSGNFVLDRCVSYGNTSAQYYLRGMVFDDPPGRKTNAMNSHLLTNCIGIGPRNGGSGVVIWRENANIRLLNCTILAMRDETQTKSGGPFGNGERHIPPYMACTAEFRNCVIATLDGGVMWMLQQNGKPYLQNRSFYGDHNLYYSFGDPGATLFRYQDYRWRNVKDWSDYWSRGEPGGDDELNGPKATGADSHSLLADPMFARMETDRTKVPLAREWPADFREIIDLTPRVDSPLRGAGDNLSRLDQSELLTDYDGNDRPKNGAWTIGAIE